In Nitrospinota bacterium, one genomic interval encodes:
- the hisZ gene encoding ATP phosphoribosyltransferase regulatory subunit translates to MKLNPTAIPQGTRTFLFEEAARRRALEQAVHATLRSRGFEEIDTPLLDYYESAAAGLSEDERNRIIRFSEAESGRPIALRNDITSQIARSAATHLAQRPLPLRLFYSGPVFRHAKKGKGEQYVINQAGLEIVGHAGPEADIEIVLSVKAVLEKAFPGGCALSLGHAGVINSFLKPFPAMQMEGIKTSLAKKDKTALRGQLAAAGVQGEQAERIVALTGLFGGKEVIGKARAIAADDAAALAALDNLAAIYDALASNGFGKKLSIDLGEMRGFGYYTGVIMELFSAAGAPLGNGGRYDNLVKRFGPDIPAVGFAFDIDMVVDALMREGGNNLWKGADYLLLDAGNTAAADALRAKGFSVIVPLANLGLKDALAFAQKMNIAEILVPAGGNGFKIITAATGVEAGKLEI, encoded by the coding sequence TTGAAGCTGAATCCGACCGCGATACCGCAGGGGACGAGAACCTTCCTGTTCGAGGAGGCGGCCCGGCGCCGCGCCCTGGAGCAGGCGGTTCACGCTACCCTGCGGTCGCGCGGGTTCGAGGAGATCGATACTCCCCTGCTTGATTACTACGAGTCGGCCGCCGCCGGCCTTTCGGAAGACGAGCGCAACCGGATCATCCGTTTCAGCGAAGCCGAGTCGGGCCGCCCCATCGCGCTGCGTAACGACATCACCTCGCAAATCGCGCGTTCCGCCGCCACCCATCTTGCGCAACGGCCGCTGCCGTTGCGGCTCTTCTACAGCGGGCCGGTTTTCCGCCACGCCAAGAAGGGGAAGGGGGAGCAGTATGTTATCAACCAGGCGGGGCTGGAAATTGTCGGCCACGCGGGGCCGGAAGCCGATATCGAAATCGTCCTGAGCGTCAAGGCGGTGCTTGAAAAAGCGTTCCCCGGCGGCTGCGCCCTTTCGCTGGGGCACGCGGGCGTCATCAATTCGTTTCTTAAGCCGTTTCCCGCCATGCAAATGGAGGGCATTAAAACCTCGCTGGCCAAAAAAGACAAAACCGCGCTCCGGGGGCAGTTGGCCGCCGCCGGGGTACAAGGGGAGCAGGCGGAGCGGATCGTCGCGCTGACCGGGCTTTTCGGCGGCAAGGAAGTCATCGGCAAGGCGCGCGCCATCGCCGCGGACGACGCCGCCGCGCTGGCCGCGCTGGACAACCTGGCCGCCATTTACGATGCGCTGGCGTCAAACGGATTTGGAAAAAAACTCTCCATCGACCTGGGGGAGATGCGCGGGTTCGGTTACTACACCGGCGTTATTATGGAGCTTTTCTCCGCCGCCGGCGCGCCGCTGGGCAACGGCGGACGCTACGACAACTTGGTAAAACGCTTCGGGCCGGATATCCCCGCCGTCGGCTTCGCCTTCGATATCGACATGGTGGTCGACGCGCTGATGCGCGAAGGGGGGAACAACCTTTGGAAGGGGGCCGACTACCTCCTGCTCGATGCCGGAAACACCGCCGCCGCCGACGCATTGCGGGCGAAGGGATTTTCCGTCATCGTCCCGCTTGCAAACCTCGGCCTCAAGGATGCGCTGGCGTTCGCCCAAAAAATGAACATTGCCGAAATCCTCGTCCCGGCGGGCGGAAACGGGTTTAAAATCATCACTGCCGCCACCGGGGTGGAAGCCGGCAAGCTGGAAATCTGA
- a CDS encoding adenylosuccinate synthase, which translates to MPVSVLVGMQWGDEGKGKIVDLICDKSDIVARYQGGANAGHTVVVNGKKFVLHLIPSGILRPGKACLIGSGVVVDPESLFLEIEQLRAGNIEVGGRLVISPRAHCILPVHKVMDKANESSKGQTKIGTTGKGIGPTYADKTKRIGIPMFYLYDEKKLKHAIGQLIDMKNCLFENYYHSEKLNAQKVYDEVLALAPKLAPYIGDTRKLLADGIKAGKNILCEGAQGTMLDLDHGTYPYVTSSYTASGGACVGLGIAPNKIDNVIGVIKAYTTRVGEGPFPTELKDEVGAQIQDEGNEFGATTGRPRRCGWFDGVVARYATEINGVDEIALTKMDVLDKMKSLHVCIAYKVDGKTVERITDDVSILERAVPLYREFDGWRAQTAGITDYAKLPDKAKRYIDFLQEQSEAPITIVSTGQGREATIVKGK; encoded by the coding sequence GTGCCTGTATCGGTTTTAGTAGGAATGCAGTGGGGCGACGAGGGCAAAGGCAAAATCGTCGACCTGATTTGCGATAAGAGCGATATCGTCGCCCGCTACCAGGGCGGCGCCAACGCCGGCCACACCGTGGTGGTGAACGGCAAAAAATTCGTGCTGCACCTTATCCCGTCCGGCATCCTCCGTCCGGGAAAAGCCTGCCTCATCGGCTCCGGCGTGGTGGTGGATCCCGAATCGCTGTTTCTCGAAATCGAACAGCTCAGGGCGGGCAACATCGAAGTGGGCGGCCGGCTGGTCATCTCGCCGCGCGCGCACTGCATCCTGCCGGTTCACAAGGTGATGGACAAGGCCAACGAAAGCAGCAAGGGCCAAACCAAAATAGGCACCACCGGCAAGGGAATCGGCCCCACCTATGCCGACAAAACCAAGCGGATCGGCATCCCGATGTTTTATCTCTACGATGAAAAGAAGCTTAAGCACGCCATCGGGCAGCTTATAGACATGAAGAATTGCCTTTTCGAGAATTACTACCACAGCGAAAAATTAAACGCGCAAAAAGTGTATGACGAAGTGCTGGCGCTCGCCCCCAAGCTTGCGCCATATATCGGCGATACCCGCAAGCTGCTGGCCGATGGCATCAAGGCCGGCAAGAACATCCTCTGTGAAGGGGCGCAAGGGACGATGCTTGATCTCGATCACGGCACCTATCCCTACGTCACCTCCAGCTACACCGCGTCGGGCGGGGCCTGCGTGGGCCTCGGCATCGCCCCCAATAAAATTGACAACGTCATCGGCGTGATAAAGGCCTATACCACCCGCGTGGGCGAGGGGCCGTTTCCCACCGAGCTGAAAGATGAAGTCGGCGCGCAGATACAGGACGAGGGGAACGAATTCGGCGCCACCACCGGCCGCCCCCGCCGCTGCGGCTGGTTCGACGGCGTGGTGGCGCGCTATGCCACCGAAATAAACGGCGTGGACGAAATAGCCCTCACCAAGATGGACGTGCTGGACAAAATGAAATCGCTCCACGTATGCATCGCCTACAAAGTGGACGGCAAAACGGTGGAACGGATCACCGACGACGTTTCCATCCTCGAACGGGCCGTGCCGCTCTACCGCGAATTCGACGGCTGGCGGGCGCAGACCGCCGGTATCACCGATTACGCCAAGCTGCCGGACAAGGCCAAGCGCTACATCGATTTCCTGCAGGAGCAATCCGAAGCGCCGATCACCATCGTTTCGACGGGGCAGGGGAGGGAAGCGACCATCGTGAAGGGGAAATGA
- a CDS encoding RDD family protein: MINPHLGAALAAYTFEEISAPPVTPAAINTPVAYAGFFVRLAAFVIDNLICYFAAYLTIWGAGAFYRAFHGAGLDGEIRFVLASILFYLLFYTVYFVYFLTHGGQTPGKQVLGIKVVALDGGEVDGFRAALRTMGYATSWFLFGLGYLWAGMDRHRQSWHDKLAGTVVLEI, from the coding sequence TTGATTAATCCCCACCTCGGCGCCGCCTTGGCCGCCTATACTTTCGAAGAAATATCGGCCCCGCCCGTTACCCCCGCCGCAATAAATACGCCGGTGGCGTATGCCGGTTTTTTCGTCCGGCTTGCCGCTTTCGTTATCGATAACCTGATTTGTTACTTTGCCGCATACCTCACCATATGGGGGGCGGGAGCGTTTTACCGGGCTTTTCATGGCGCCGGGCTGGACGGCGAAATCCGCTTCGTGCTCGCAAGCATCCTGTTTTACCTGCTGTTTTACACCGTTTATTTCGTTTATTTCCTTACCCACGGCGGCCAGACCCCCGGCAAACAGGTGTTGGGAATAAAGGTGGTTGCGCTGGACGGCGGAGAAGTGGACGGCTTCCGCGCGGCGCTCCGGACGATGGGGTACGCCACCTCCTGGTTCCTCTTCGGGTTGGGCTATTTGTGGGCCGGGATGGATCGCCACCGCCAGTCCTGGCACGACAAACTCGCCGGCACGGTAGTGCTGGAAATTTGA
- a CDS encoding YchF/TatD family DNA exonuclease, translating to MEKSARLPHFADSHAHLNNRDFDGDIHEVAARLTDHLILNVAYDIPSAHGAVALAERYPNMYAAAGVHPNDVENISEADYKSIAALARHPRVVAIGETGLDYFRHRTGAAEQKAALRRHLKIAREAKKPIIIHCRDAFADIFPILQKEFDPAIGGVMHCFSEGPKEAEESVKLGMYVSFAGNVTYPKAQNLRDAAKVVPPEKLLIETDCPFLAPQKVRGKRNDPGYIIETAKTLATVRGVTLEDLARLTYGNFQKLFLGMTPQQAEIVYKIRNSLYVNVTRECSNVCDFCPRLEDPTVQGHYLGIDKDPSAADIIAAIGGQRPDEVVLCGFGEPTIRLDVVKEVAAEMKKRGLKVRLNTNGQGSLLNKRDIVPELAGLIDTVSISLNAPDQASYNRICHPLDKQNAFPALIAFAERCRDLLPETVVSAVGPVEGVDMDAVRRLAEETLRVKFRLRRLDMVG from the coding sequence ATGGAAAAGTCCGCGCGCCTTCCCCATTTCGCCGATTCGCACGCCCACCTCAACAACCGCGATTTCGACGGCGACATCCACGAAGTCGCCGCGCGCCTGACCGATCACCTTATTTTGAACGTGGCCTACGACATCCCCTCCGCGCACGGCGCGGTGGCGCTGGCCGAGCGGTATCCCAACATGTACGCCGCCGCCGGGGTACATCCGAACGATGTCGAAAACATATCCGAAGCCGATTACAAATCCATCGCCGCGCTCGCCCGGCATCCGCGGGTGGTGGCCATCGGCGAAACCGGCCTCGATTACTTCCGCCACCGCACCGGCGCGGCGGAACAAAAAGCGGCGCTCCGCCGTCATTTGAAAATCGCGCGCGAAGCAAAAAAACCAATAATCATTCACTGCCGCGACGCCTTCGCCGACATCTTCCCCATTCTCCAAAAAGAATTTGATCCGGCCATCGGCGGCGTGATGCACTGCTTTTCCGAAGGGCCGAAGGAGGCCGAAGAGTCCGTAAAACTGGGGATGTACGTCTCCTTCGCCGGAAACGTAACCTACCCGAAGGCGCAAAACCTGCGCGATGCGGCAAAGGTGGTGCCGCCCGAAAAACTGCTGATAGAAACCGACTGCCCCTTCCTCGCCCCGCAAAAGGTGCGCGGCAAGCGGAATGACCCCGGCTACATCATCGAGACCGCCAAGACGCTCGCCACCGTCCGCGGCGTAACGCTGGAAGACCTCGCGCGCCTCACCTACGGCAATTTTCAAAAACTTTTCCTGGGCATGACGCCGCAACAGGCGGAGATCGTCTACAAAATCCGCAACTCCCTCTATGTGAACGTCACGCGCGAATGCAGCAACGTTTGCGATTTCTGCCCGCGCCTTGAAGACCCCACCGTGCAGGGACACTACCTCGGCATCGATAAAGACCCGTCCGCCGCCGATATCATCGCCGCCATCGGCGGCCAGCGCCCCGATGAAGTGGTGCTCTGCGGCTTTGGCGAGCCGACCATCCGGCTGGATGTCGTCAAGGAAGTCGCGGCGGAAATGAAAAAACGCGGTCTTAAAGTGCGGCTCAACACCAACGGACAGGGAAGCCTGCTCAATAAGCGCGACATCGTGCCGGAGTTGGCGGGGCTGATCGACACCGTCTCCATCTCGCTCAACGCGCCGGATCAGGCCAGCTACAACCGCATCTGCCATCCGCTCGACAAACAGAACGCATTCCCCGCGCTGATCGCCTTTGCCGAACGGTGCCGCGATCTGCTGCCCGAAACGGTGGTGAGCGCCGTCGGCCCGGTTGAAGGGGTCGACATGGACGCGGTGCGGCGGCTGGCGGAGGAAACGCTCCGGGTAAAATTCCGCCTTCGCCGCCTCGACATGGTGGGGTGA
- a CDS encoding alanine--glyoxylate aminotransferase family protein has product MKKNYLLSPGPTPVPERILLAMAQPIIHHRTPQFSAVFGAAAEKLKGLFHTKQDVIILSSSGTGAMESAVVNCFNKGEKVISVNGGKFGERWTKIAQAFDLVVDEVKIEWGNAVDPQDIKKRLDADKDIKGILIQATESSTTVKMPIKELAAITKERDVLLVVDGITGVGVFDIPMDDWGVDILICGSQKAMMMPPGLGFIALSDKAWAKADKVKNSKFYFDLKKERKNLKDKTTAYTPAVSLVNGLLEALKMMEEETYPAIFARHELLARGVRAGTDALGLKMVTKSPTEAMTGVYLPEAVNGKKFVKALRDNFGVTFAGGQDQWEGKIIRIAHLGYFGEFDMVIALSSIEMALHKFGHKVQFGAGVGAAEAVLHDGFEVK; this is encoded by the coding sequence ATGAAAAAGAACTATCTGCTTTCGCCCGGCCCGACACCGGTCCCCGAAAGAATCCTGCTGGCGATGGCCCAGCCGATCATCCACCACCGGACACCGCAGTTCAGCGCGGTATTCGGCGCGGCGGCGGAAAAGCTCAAGGGGCTGTTCCACACCAAACAGGATGTCATCATCCTCTCCTCCTCCGGCACCGGCGCCATGGAAAGCGCCGTCGTCAATTGCTTCAACAAAGGCGAAAAAGTCATATCGGTCAACGGCGGCAAGTTCGGCGAGCGCTGGACGAAAATCGCGCAGGCGTTCGACCTCGTTGTGGACGAAGTGAAAATCGAATGGGGCAATGCCGTCGACCCGCAGGACATCAAGAAGCGCCTCGACGCCGACAAGGATATCAAGGGCATTCTGATACAGGCGACTGAAAGCTCCACCACCGTTAAAATGCCGATTAAGGAACTGGCCGCCATCACGAAAGAGCGCGACGTGCTGCTCGTCGTGGACGGCATCACCGGCGTGGGCGTGTTCGACATCCCGATGGACGACTGGGGCGTGGACATCCTGATTTGCGGCAGCCAGAAAGCGATGATGATGCCGCCGGGCCTCGGCTTCATCGCCCTCTCGGACAAGGCGTGGGCCAAGGCCGACAAGGTGAAGAACAGCAAGTTCTACTTCGACCTCAAGAAAGAGCGCAAAAACCTGAAGGACAAGACCACCGCCTATACCCCGGCGGTGTCGCTGGTGAACGGCCTCCTCGAAGCCCTCAAGATGATGGAAGAGGAAACCTACCCCGCGATCTTCGCGCGCCACGAACTGCTGGCCCGCGGCGTGCGCGCCGGCACCGACGCGCTGGGACTCAAGATGGTCACCAAATCGCCCACCGAAGCGATGACCGGCGTTTACCTCCCCGAAGCCGTCAACGGAAAGAAATTCGTCAAGGCGCTGCGCGACAACTTCGGCGTCACTTTCGCCGGCGGGCAGGACCAGTGGGAAGGGAAAATCATCCGCATCGCCCACCTCGGCTATTTCGGCGAATTCGACATGGTGATCGCCCTTTCCTCCATTGAAATGGCGCTGCACAAATTCGGCCACAAGGTCCAGTTTGGCGCGGGCGTCGGCGCGGCGGAAGCGGTGCTGCACGACGGGTTCGAGGTGAAGTGA
- the lpxB gene encoding lipid-A-disaccharide synthase: MRFLIIAGEESGEIYGARLMREIKAVMPDAEFHGVGGDRMAAEGLRLIQHCKDMASIGVVQMLEKIVYFLGVLNDVRARVKRRDYDAIILIDYPDFNLRVARAGHGAGVPVFYYVCPQFWAWRRYRIRAVKRWVDTMLVILPFEETFYKERGIDARFIGHPMLDEIDFTKDRAALKREFLPPGCSTLVGMLPGSRNSEVGYNLPTLLETAGIIRRERPDAGFVLPVAHHMSDAKIREAAGDRPYVKIVKGRSHDVMAACDLLITKSGTSTLEAAIFGAPMIIVYRSSSINYWLAKLLVHVEYAGLPNLIAGREVAKEYFQSRFVPATVAAEAAALLSSPERLREKRAEMDAIRRQLGDAGAAKRAAAIIASRLNKS, encoded by the coding sequence ATGCGGTTTTTGATTATTGCCGGCGAGGAGAGCGGCGAAATATACGGCGCGCGCTTGATGCGCGAGATCAAGGCCGTCATGCCGGATGCCGAATTCCACGGCGTCGGCGGCGACCGGATGGCGGCCGAAGGTCTGCGCCTCATCCAGCACTGCAAGGATATGGCCAGCATCGGCGTGGTGCAGATGCTGGAAAAAATCGTTTACTTCCTCGGCGTTCTGAACGATGTGCGCGCCCGCGTGAAGCGGCGCGATTATGACGCCATCATCCTGATCGATTATCCCGATTTCAACCTCCGCGTCGCCCGCGCGGGACACGGGGCGGGGGTGCCGGTTTTCTACTACGTCTGCCCGCAGTTCTGGGCGTGGCGGCGTTACCGCATACGCGCGGTGAAACGGTGGGTCGACACCATGCTGGTGATCCTCCCCTTTGAAGAGACGTTTTACAAAGAGCGCGGCATAGACGCCCGCTTTATCGGCCACCCGATGCTGGACGAAATCGATTTCACCAAAGACCGCGCCGCGCTCAAGCGGGAATTTCTGCCGCCGGGATGCTCAACGCTTGTCGGCATGCTCCCCGGCAGCCGCAACAGCGAGGTCGGCTACAACCTGCCGACGCTGCTGGAAACCGCCGGCATCATCAGACGGGAACGCCCCGACGCCGGATTCGTCCTGCCGGTGGCGCACCATATGTCCGATGCGAAAATACGCGAGGCGGCGGGTGATAGGCCGTATGTGAAAATCGTCAAAGGGCGTTCGCACGATGTGATGGCCGCCTGCGATCTGCTTATCACGAAATCGGGAACCTCCACGCTGGAAGCCGCCATTTTCGGCGCGCCGATGATCATCGTTTACCGCTCCTCCTCCATAAATTACTGGCTGGCGAAGCTGTTGGTTCATGTGGAATATGCGGGCCTGCCGAACCTTATCGCCGGGCGCGAGGTGGCGAAGGAATATTTCCAAAGCCGTTTTGTTCCAGCCACGGTGGCGGCCGAAGCCGCCGCGCTGCTTTCATCGCCGGAGCGCCTGCGTGAAAAACGCGCGGAGATGGATGCCATCCGGCGCCAGTTGGGAGATGCCGGCGCGGCCAAGCGCGCGGCGGCGATTATCGCATCACGATTAAACAAATCTTGA
- a CDS encoding phosphoglycerate dehydrogenase has product MTGKYKVLVSDELSDNGIEILKKSSVIDVDVKVGMKKEELLGVIAQYHGLVIRSATKVTAEVIAAATNLKVVGRAGAGVDNVDNPAASKRGIAVENTPGGNTVTTGEHAVALMCALARNIPQGTAGIKAGKWDRKLIGVELLGKTLGIVGIGRVGSIVTRRAQGFQMQVIAFDPFISKDKAAELGVELVSLDEVYKRADFISIHSPLTPETRHMVGAKQFAMMKKGVRIVNAARGGIIDETALAEAVKSGHVAGAALDVFEQEPPAADNPLLALPQVICTPHLGASTAEAQENVAVAIAEQLVTFFEQGIIMNAVNVPDVDPEVLKKIKPYLSLAEKMGRFIAHISGQGIKEVEIATSGEIADVDMKPLATSALKGFLAVMGLEVNYVNAPFLAKERGIDVKTTVSKKVHDYAGLLSLRVVTDQGEQTVAGTIFGKNEPRIVNINDIRIDAIPEGNLIMFTNTDRPGVIGAVGTYLGKNKINIGQFNLGRTAPLKEAVSLISVDSEVSKDVIDGLLKIENVLKAWAIKL; this is encoded by the coding sequence ATGACCGGCAAATACAAAGTCCTCGTCAGCGACGAACTTTCCGACAACGGCATCGAGATACTGAAAAAAAGCTCCGTCATCGATGTCGACGTGAAAGTCGGCATGAAGAAGGAAGAGCTTCTCGGCGTCATCGCGCAATACCACGGCCTCGTCATCCGCTCCGCCACCAAGGTGACGGCGGAAGTCATCGCCGCGGCGACAAACCTGAAAGTGGTCGGCCGCGCCGGCGCGGGGGTGGACAACGTGGACAACCCCGCCGCCAGCAAACGCGGCATCGCGGTGGAAAACACCCCGGGCGGCAACACCGTCACCACCGGCGAACATGCCGTCGCGCTGATGTGCGCGCTGGCCCGCAACATCCCGCAGGGAACCGCCGGCATCAAGGCCGGTAAATGGGACCGCAAGCTGATCGGCGTCGAGCTGCTGGGCAAAACCCTCGGCATCGTCGGCATCGGCCGCGTCGGCTCCATCGTCACCCGCCGGGCGCAGGGTTTCCAGATGCAGGTTATCGCCTTCGACCCGTTCATATCGAAAGACAAGGCGGCCGAACTGGGCGTTGAGCTGGTATCGCTGGACGAGGTCTACAAACGGGCCGACTTCATCTCCATCCACTCGCCGCTCACACCGGAAACCAGGCACATGGTCGGCGCGAAACAGTTCGCCATGATGAAGAAAGGCGTGCGCATCGTCAACGCGGCGCGCGGCGGCATCATAGATGAAACCGCCCTGGCCGAAGCGGTAAAGAGCGGCCATGTGGCCGGCGCCGCGCTGGACGTGTTCGAGCAGGAGCCCCCGGCGGCGGACAACCCGCTGCTGGCCCTGCCGCAGGTGATCTGCACCCCGCATCTGGGGGCCAGCACCGCCGAGGCGCAGGAAAACGTCGCCGTCGCCATCGCCGAACAGTTGGTCACCTTCTTCGAGCAGGGGATCATCATGAACGCGGTGAACGTGCCTGATGTGGATCCCGAAGTTCTCAAGAAAATCAAGCCGTACCTCTCCCTCGCCGAGAAAATGGGGCGCTTCATCGCCCATATCAGCGGACAGGGAATTAAGGAAGTCGAAATCGCCACCAGCGGCGAGATCGCCGATGTGGACATGAAACCGCTGGCCACCAGCGCCCTCAAGGGCTTCCTCGCGGTCATGGGGCTGGAGGTGAACTACGTCAACGCGCCGTTCCTGGCCAAGGAGCGCGGCATAGACGTGAAGACCACCGTCAGCAAAAAAGTGCATGACTACGCGGGCCTTCTCTCGCTCCGCGTGGTGACCGACCAGGGGGAACAGACCGTGGCCGGCACCATTTTCGGCAAGAACGAGCCGCGCATCGTGAACATCAACGACATCCGCATCGACGCCATTCCCGAAGGGAACCTCATCATGTTCACCAACACCGACAGGCCGGGGGTCATCGGCGCGGTGGGCACCTATCTGGGAAAGAACAAGATCAACATCGGCCAGTTCAACCTCGGGCGCACCGCGCCGCTGAAGGAGGCCGTGAGCCTTATCAGCGTTGACTCCGAAGTCTCCAAGGATGTTATCGACGGGCTGCTGAAAATTGAAAATGTACTGAAAGCCTGGGCCATCAAGCTTTGA
- a CDS encoding CBS domain-containing protein: MLKVKDRMAPKLNTIPEGSSALDAAKYLTEHRFSSIFIARGEQVVGMLTDTDLVRKIMAAGNDGAKTKVEEIMTTTLFSIDLNAALTEANDMMDKHRLRHLAVTENGKIISVISIRDLIHPAYTDGEGW, encoded by the coding sequence ATGCTGAAAGTCAAAGACCGCATGGCGCCGAAGCTCAACACCATTCCGGAAGGGTCGTCCGCGCTCGACGCGGCCAAGTACCTCACCGAGCACAGGTTCTCCTCCATTTTCATCGCGCGGGGGGAACAGGTGGTCGGCATGCTGACCGATACCGATTTGGTGCGCAAAATCATGGCGGCCGGGAACGATGGCGCCAAAACGAAGGTGGAGGAAATCATGACCACCACCCTGTTTTCCATCGACCTCAACGCGGCTTTGACCGAAGCGAACGACATGATGGACAAACACCGGCTGCGCCACCTCGCGGTCACCGAGAACGGCAAGATCATCAGCGTCATTTCAATCCGCGATCTCATTCATCCCGCGTACACCGACGGCGAGGGCTGGTAA
- a CDS encoding undecaprenyl-diphosphate phosphatase, whose translation MEIFKAIVLGLVQGLTEFFPVSSTAHLILFPWFFGWGGELDTLSFDVALHGGTLFALIAYFWKDWRNLLLKDHKMLMLVIIGTVPAGIAGILLQKWVEHALRSPIIIVFTLVGVGFIMLAAEKRGEQNRATDGDVTLKDAVIIGCAQAVALIPGVSRSGITITAGLFSGLTRETATRFSFLLSTPIIAGATLLHALKMAKNHESFDMSLVGAGFVAAAVSGFFAIGFLMNYLRKHPLHNFVYYRFALAAVVLIAWLLHG comes from the coding sequence GTGGAAATATTTAAGGCGATAGTTCTTGGGCTGGTGCAGGGGCTGACGGAGTTCTTTCCGGTCAGCAGCACGGCGCATCTTATTCTTTTCCCCTGGTTTTTCGGCTGGGGCGGGGAACTGGATACGCTCAGCTTTGACGTGGCGCTGCATGGCGGCACGCTCTTTGCCCTTATCGCCTACTTCTGGAAAGACTGGAGAAACCTCCTCCTGAAAGACCACAAAATGTTGATGCTGGTCATCATCGGCACCGTTCCCGCGGGTATCGCCGGTATTCTGCTGCAAAAATGGGTGGAGCACGCATTGCGGAGCCCGATAATCATCGTCTTCACGCTTGTGGGGGTCGGCTTCATCATGCTGGCCGCTGAAAAGAGGGGAGAGCAGAACCGCGCAACCGATGGCGACGTAACGCTGAAAGACGCCGTCATCATCGGCTGCGCGCAGGCGGTGGCGCTGATCCCCGGCGTGTCGCGCAGCGGCATCACCATCACGGCGGGCCTCTTTAGCGGCCTCACGCGCGAGACCGCCACCCGCTTCTCGTTTCTGCTCTCCACCCCGATCATCGCCGGGGCGACGCTGCTGCACGCGCTGAAGATGGCAAAAAATCACGAGTCGTTCGATATGTCGCTGGTCGGCGCGGGGTTTGTGGCGGCGGCGGTTTCCGGCTTTTTCGCCATCGGATTTTTGATGAACTACCTGCGCAAACACCCGTTGCACAATTTTGTGTATTACCGCTTCGCGCTGGCCGCCGTCGTCCTTATCGCCTGGCTTCTTCACGGTTAG